Below is a window of Roseivirga misakiensis DNA.
CGATCGAAATCATTATGAATGTGGCTGAGATTTCATTGATGTACCATTTATAGGTAAACACTCCGAATAACATAAAGGCCATACCACCAACAAAAATCAACAGGATCAACCAGTTATTGATTGTCATACGGTACTCTTGAATTGGCTTTGACAATTGAAAACCACTCGTATCTATGCCCAATGAAAGGCTCTTTTCGGGGGTTTTTATGATTTTTTTAAAGTATCGAATGTTACAATAGGCTAGAAATGTCAAGGCTGAAAAACAAAGAATTGATCGGATTAGCCAACCTGAAAACATAGGCATTTCCGCGATCGTGTGGCCTGTACCCACGGTATAGGGATTGAATGGTGAAAGCCCAAAGCCAACTGTTACACCACCTACAGATATAGCCGCAGCAAGCATTAAATCGCCTCCTAGTGCCAAACTCGTAATCGCTGCGATGGGAATCAGGGCGATATTATTTTCATAACCCACAAAAACACCGAGCATCCCAAAGACATAAGTCATGATCACCACCACCAGATATCTCCGCTCTAAACCGAGTTTTTTAATGAAAGTCCCTACTGCATTTTCAATCATACCCGACTTTTCCAATACGCCGAACATGATACCACTAGAAAGTACCACAAAAATGATCGCGATGGCCGAAGAGAACCCTCCTGGGATCGCTAAAAACGTATCTAGAAAGGAAAGTGGCGTCTGCTCAATGGTTTTATAAGAGTTTGGAATAACCCTTGGTCTACCATCAACAATCTCTCGTTCGAAGGCTCCAGCAGGAATTATATGGCTCAAAATTGCCGTTAAGACAATGATCGCAAACAGCATCACAATTGGATGCGGTAATTTTTTGTACCACTTATTCGAACCTAAGTCTGACACTTGCTTACTTCAGTGATTCGAATTCCTTTTTAATTTCTTGAAACTTCGATTTCAATTCCTCGAAACGATCATATGCATCTTTACCCGGTTGTTGATCGGCTCTAGAAATCATACTGTTCAAATAACTAGTCTGAGCACTTAGCATTGGCTGCATATAAGTTCCTGGCGAAGTCACCAACTGGTAGTAAACCGCATCAAGTGCTTCTTTTCTTTTCTGGGTCTTCTTACTCACTTTTTCCTGATTAAGGGAGTTATCAAGCGCTTTTCGCTCATCATTAACTGCTTTTATCAGTTTGGCTACTTCTCCTTGGAATTCTCTCAAACCTAAGGCAAGTGTTTCTTGCATTTTTACATCTTGATCGTTTACGAGCGTAGATCGAGGGTCTAACTCGACATTAAAACTCGTCTCTAGAATTTGATCACCCACGGTCAAACGTGCCTTATAAGCTCCTGTCGCAACCATTGGACCGTTGCCCATATACGATCGGTTAGGATTTGCACTCCAACCTCCATGATGCCTCATATTCCAGTTAAATCTATTGATACCCGCCTTGTTGGACAGGCCGCCTGACGCTGGCGGATTACTAAAACCAGTACCCATATCTACTTCAGTATTCACTGCTGGCTCAGATTTTCCACTTACAAAAGACCTTACAATTTTACCCGAGGTATTCATGATATCGAGTCTAACTTGTTGTTTCTCATCGGCGATATAATACTCAATATTAGCTCCACTTCTTGGGCTATTACGTCCATTCATTCTATATCGAATCGCATCCTTTGGATTGAATAGGTAAGCTGAAGTCTTTGCAGCTTTATCTAGGCTCCTGATACTCGAAATATTATCCAAAATCCAGAAACCTCTACCCATGGTTGACATGACCAAGTCATCTCTGTGAATCTTCATGTCCGTAATCGGTGTTACTGGTAGATTATTGTTAAATGCATTCCATGTTTTACCGTCGTTTAATGACACGAAAAGACCAAATTCAGTCCCTGCATAGAGAATACCTTCCTTCTCTGGATCTTCTCTAATTACGCGTGTTGGGTAATCACCTGGCAATCCATTGTCCCCAGTTGTTAAAAGCTCCCACGACTGACCATAATCCTCTGTTTTGTAGATATATGGCGCATAATCATTCAACTGATATCTTAATACTGCTACATAGGCCTTAGCGGGGTTATGTACCGATGGTTCTACAGCATCTACACGGCCACCAATTGGCATATCTGGCGTTACTCTGTCCCATGTTGCACCACCATCTTTTGTCAAGTGCACCGGTCCATCATTGGCACCTACCCAAATCAGGCCTTCCTTAATTTTCGATTCTTGAATAGCATATATAGTACTAAAGTATTCTTCACCTGTTACATCTCTTGTAATTGGCGCTCCAGGTACAACTTGGTACCGATCATCGAATGCAGTTAGATCTGGAGATATGATTTGCCATGTTTTACCATCATCCATGGTCTTGTGAACATACTGAGAGGTATGGTAAACTACATTTGGATTATGGGGTGAAACATGAATTGGCGCCACTCTCTGGAATCTAAACTTTAAATCTTTCGGGTTGTGGCCATAGATATTGCTAGCACCTACATAGTACTGCATTTCCTGACCCGTTTGCTTGTCAAAAGTCCCAAAACGGCCTTTACAGTTAGAATAAACTATATCTGAATTACCTGGTTTTGGTACTGCAGGACCTGTTTCGCACCCTCCTACGCCGAATATCGTTGCACGAGCACTACCAGTTTGCATACTTGGCACAGCCATGGTAGAGTTATCTTGCTGACCAGCATATAACCAATAAGGTTCTTGATCATCAACATCAACCTGGTACAATTCGGCTGTTGGCTGATTGGATTGAGTAGACCATGATTTCCCATTGTTTAATGTCACATTGGCTCCACCATCATTGGCTTGAATCCAAATAGTTGTATCATTTGGGTTAATCCATATATCGTGATTATCACCGTGCGGCGTTTGAACTGATCGCCAACTTTTACCGCCGTTTTCAGATTTTAAAAACCTTAATGCACTGTTGTAGAGTACATTTTCATTTTTTGGATTGGCATATATGTTCGTATAATAGAATGGTCTGTTCGTCAGGTTTGAGTTATCAGAAACATACTCCCAGCTCGCCCCACGATCATCTGATCTATATAGACCGCCTTGATCGTCAGAAGCTTCTATATTGGCGTAAACCACATCTGGATTTGCCGGAGAAACCGCAAAGTCAATTTTACCTATCAAATTACTTGGTAAACCATTTGAAAGCTTCGTCCAATTGGCACCGCCATCTGTTGATTTATAAACACCACCTTCAGTAGAACCACTAATTATGGTCCAAGGCTTACGCTCTCCCCTCCAAGCACCTGCATAAATCGTATTTGGATCGTCTGGAGCAAATTCTAGATCAGAAAAACCTACGCTATCGGAGTGAAAAAGAATTTTATCCCAAGATTTTCCGCCATCGGTAGTCTTATAAACCCCTCGATCTTCATTTTTGCCAAAGGCTTGACCAATGGCAGCCACATAAACGACATCTGGGTTATCTGGATGAATTTCAACAGCACCAATCTGGCCAGTATTCTTTAACCCAATGAATTCCCATTTCTTACCAGCATTAGTAGACTTATAAACACCTTTTCCAGTAATCACGTTTGATCGAATACCATCTGAACCCGTACCCACATAGATAACATCTGGTTGCTTTTGGTAGACGGCAATGGCACCGATAGAAGGCGTTGTGAAATAGCCATCTGAAATATTTCGCCATGATATACCGTAATCATCCGTTTTCCATACACCGCCACCAGTAGCCCCCATATAAAATACGGACGGTTGCGATTCTACACCCATCACAGCGGTCACTCGACCACCTCGATTAGGCCCAACACTACGAAATCGGTATGATTTAAGTAAATCAGCCATATCTTGGCCTAAGACAGGCACCGCTAAAAACGTTAGTAAAATGGCCTTTAAAATGCGTTTTCCAGACATTTGTCAATATTAAAGTAGAACAGTAAAATCAGTTTTGGAAGATAATACAAAAGCTCCGAAAGTCCGTCTTCGATTTCCTTGAGTGGACAACTGTTTATTCAGAATGTTTACCCGCGATAAAACCAGTAGTCCAGGCTGCCTGGAAATTGAAACCTCCAGTTATCCCGTCAATATCAAGTACCTCACCAGCAAAATAAAGCCCAGAACAGACCCTACTTTCCATGGTTTTAAAGTCAACTTCAGCTAAAGAAATACCACCACAGGTTACAAATTCTTCTTTAAAGGTAGTTTTGCCTGAAACTTCGTATTGATCGTTGAGCAGTACATTCAGCAACTTATTTACACCTTTCTTGCCGATCTCCAGCCAAGGTTTATCACTATCAATTGCAACCTTTTCTATGAGATAGTCCCACAACCTTTGGGGTAGTAAAAATGGATTTTTATTTCGAATCAATCGCTTACCATATTGTTGCATATGATCGTCGATTTTAGCTCGAAAATCAGCTTCAGTAAGATTACCTAACCAATTCACATGTATGGCAAACTGATAACCCAAATCGCTCAATAATCGGGCTCCCCAAGCAGATGTTTTTAGGATTGCTGGACCGCTCATTCCCCAATGTGTAATAAGTAATGGACCAGATTGCATCAGTTTTGTTTTTTGTACCCTGACCGTTGCATTTGGCACTGATAATCCCATTAATGCCTTTATTTTCTCTTTCGGCATGTTGAAAGTGAAAAGCGATGGCACGGGGTCTTGAATAGTATGCCCCAAGGCCTTTATCCAATCGAATCCCTGTGTTTTAGGGCTTCCTCCCGTGGCCACAATCACTTTATCAAATAATAATTCTTGATTATTGATAGTAAGGCTAAGAAGGTTTGGTTGTCGTAAAATTTGAGAAACTCCAGAGCCTAATGCTATCCTAATGCCAAGCCTTTTACACTCCTCCATTAAAGTATCAATAATGGTCTGAGAATTATCCGTTGTTGGAAACATTCGATTGTCCGATTCCACCTTCAATTCCACTCCTCGATTAGTGAACCAGTCAACAGTATCTTGCGTGTAGAATTGATCGAATGCCTTTCTTAATTGTTTACCACCACGGGGATAGAACTTCGATAAAGCCGATTTTTCGAAACAAGCATGCGTCACATTACAGCGTCCGCCACCAGATACTTTTACCTTGGCTAAAAGTTTATTGGACTTCTCGTAAATTGTAACACTTGCCTCTGGCTCGTGTTGTTTAGCAGATATGGCAGCAAAAAAGCCTGCTGCACCTCCCCCAATTATGGCAATTCTCTTATTCGACACTTTCAAAGATATTAAGTCCAATTCAACGGACATGATATACTTCGATTTTTCGATGCTAAGTTTTGGATTGACATACTTAAATTCAAAATAGCCATGAAAAGAACGACCATTATAATGTTGTGATTAAAAGAATCCGAAGGGAATCTAAATAGCGAGCCAAAAAATGATATCTACACGTCTGTTCTTGCGTCGGCCTTCCCAAGTACTGTTATCATGAACTGGGTTAAACAGACCAAAATCTTTGATTTCGATTACTTCTTTCTTGATTTTCTTGTGCTGAATAAGCTCCTCAATCACCATTTCACTCCTCATGGTGCTTAACCATTGGTTATATTCTTTTCCACCACGATTGTCTGTATGACTGTGAACAGTAATAACGAAATTGTGCAAATTGGGGATCGAATCTAAAAAGCTCATCAGTTCCTTCGATTGTCTTCTACTGACGTAATAACTTCCTCCGCCAAAATAGATACTTTGCACATGCGACGGCTCACCAAACTTTTGCGCTTTAACATCTGTAAAGCACAGCATAGTAAGGGCTATTATGGTGAGGCCAATACGCATAAAGACTAATTTAATTCATTTCAACGAATTGATCTTTAGCATGTTTAGTATAATTGTCGGCAAAATCGTGATTTTAACAAATTGAGGAAGTAAATGTCTAAAAAGAGACTAATCATAGTGATGGGTATTTCAGGTTCTGGCAAGTCGACAATTGGTAAGTTGCTTTCCGATCGTATTGGAATTCCATTTTTAGATGCAGACGACTTTCACCCCAGTGAAAACATAAAAAAAATGAGTAGAGGTACTCCTCTTGACGACGATGATCGGTGGCCTTGGCTTGGAGCCATTGTAGAATATGTATTGCAATCTCATCGAGACTCATTTGTATTGGCTTGCTCCGCTTTAAAAGAATCATATCGCGATTATTTGAATCAAAGACTTGATAATCAATACGTTTACCTAAAGTTGACTTATGAAGAAGGTGTCGCACGTTTAAGCAGTAGAGAAAATCATTTTATGCCTGCTTCACTTGTCAAATCTCAGCTCAATACTTTAGAGGAGCCCAAAGATGCCGTTACTTTCAATGCAAAGCAGAGCCCTACTGAAATCATTAGTCTAGCCACCGAACATTTCGCAGACTTCATTTAATTCATTAGCTTTTTGGTCAATTTGAAACGCCATGAATGACCTTCAACTCATTTTTGCTATCCTTTCGGGTATCGCCATTCTTTTACTCCTCATCATAAGGCTAAAATTAAACGCCTTTCTGAGTTTGTTGATAGCCAGTATCTGGGTTGGACTTATCGGTGGATTATCTGGAGAGAAGATCATAGACTCCATTTCGACTGGCATGGGCAATACTTTAGCCTTTGTTGCAACTATCGTTGGGCTGGGCGCCATTTTCGGGGCATTACTTGAACACTCCGGAGGTGCCCAAGCATTGGCAAAGTTTCTGTTAAAAAAAGGCGGTGAAGCTAAATCCCGATTAGCTTTATTGGTTACAGGCTTTATCGTTGCCATTCCCGTTTTCTTCGATGTAGGCATTATCATTTTATTTCCGATCGTCAAGGCCCTCGCCTTAAAGAGTGGTAAAAATGTATTGCACTATGCCTTGCCTTTATTAACTGGCTTGGCCATTACACACAGCTTTATTCCACCAACACCCGGACCAGTAGCCGTAGCCGATATCCTCAAGGTAGACTTGGGTTACGCGATTGTCGTTGGAGCAGCGATCGGTTTACCCATATCATTGATCTGTGGATTAGTATTAAGTCGGTTCCTCACACCTAAATCGGCAATTATAAATCAAGAAGCAGCTGTCGTAGATGATCAGTTTGATAGTAAACTCGTTCGTACCATATTTTTTATCCTTGGATTGCCAATTGTGTTGATTTTAGTGGGTTCCTTACTGAAGACGCTAGCGGGTGAAGGTATTATTTCAGGGGGGGCGATTGTAGATGCGATAAGTTTTATCGGACATCCTTTCGTATCTCTTATCATTGCTACTTTATTGGCGATGTACTTTTTAGGCTCAAAAAGAGGCGCTACCAAGAAAGAGTTGTTCGATGTAGCCAATAAATCGCTTGGACCTGCGGGGTCTATCATTCTAATTACTGGTGCCGGTGGTGTTTTGAAACAAATGATGATTAACACTGGAATTGGTGAAATGATTGCCGATGCCATGAAGTCAGGTACAATTTCTATTGTGCTACTGGCCTATTTGGTAGCCGTATTGGTGCGAATTATGCAGGGTTCCGCTACCGTAGCCATGCTTACTGCAGCAGGCATAGTAGCAGCCGTTATCCCTGGTATGGACTTGACCATGCTGGATAAAACATTGATTATGATGGCCATTGCGGCAGGTTCTATTGTCTTATCACATGTAAATGATAGTGGCTTTTGGCTTGTCAACCGTTATTTGGATCACTCTGTACAACAAACCTTGCGGTCTTGGACCATCCAATCAAGTATGATCTCGCTAAGCAGTTTTATACTGATTTATATCGCTTATCAAGCAATTTAATTACCACTCGGTATGAAAAATGCCGTCTCGATCAAGTCGTTCATACGTGTGCGATCCAAAGTGATCGCGCTGAGCTTGAACCAAATTCATCGGTAGTCTCCCAGATGTGAAGGCATTAAAATAGTTTAAGCCTGCACTCATAGCTGCTAATGGAATTTGAGCATTCATCCCTTCAGTAATCACTTTTGAGGCACTAGGGAGCAAAGGCTTGATCATTTCAGCGAATGATTCATCCAATAACAGGTTTTCAAGGCTAGGGTTCTTGTCAAAAGCGATTCTCATTTGTTCTAACAATTCAGCCCGAATGATGCAGCCACCACGCCAAATTTTAGCTATCGTTTCAAGGTTTAACTCATAATTATAAGCTTCAGAAGCATAAACGAGCTGCTGCATACCTTGAGCGTAAGTCACGATGAAGCTAAAAAATAGTGCTTCTTCTAACTGCTCAATCGTGAGCTCAGAAGAATTGATTGCCTTTTTGCCATAAAGATTTTCAGCGGCCACCCGTTGAGATTTAAGCGCAGAAATCTCCCGCATACTCACTGCCACATCAATGGTCGGAATGGGAATACCTAAATCCATGGCATTTTGTGAAGTCCATTTACCAGTGCCTTTTTGTTTTCCTTTATCAAGAATAGCATCAATGAGATCGCCATCGGCTAAATCATCCTTCTTGTTAAATATCTCAGAAGTAATCTCAATTAAAAATGATTTTAGTCGACCATTATTCCACGTTGCAAAGGCTCGTTGAATTTCGGAGTTAGAGCGCCCCATACCATTTTTCATGAGCAAATAAGCTTCAGAAATCAATTGCATAAGTCCATACTCAATCCCGTTGTGTACCATTTTGACATAGTTACCCGCAGAACCATTTCCCAAATGAGCCACACATGGTTCTCCATTCACTTTGGCCGATGCGGCCTCAAAGATTGGTTTGATAAAGGCATAAGCCTGCTTATCTCCACCAGGCATTATGCTAGGTCCTTTTCTTGCACCCTTCGCACCTCCGGAAACCCCTGCACCAAAAAAATGAATACTATCAGCTGCTAACTCCTCAAAACGACGATTTGTATCTGTAAAAAATGAGTTACCTCCGTCTATAATAATATCTCCTTCCGATAAGTGAGGTTTCAAATCATTGATGACAGCATCGACAGGTTTACCGGCTGGTACCAAAAGCATGATTTTTCTAGGGCTAGCCAGC
It encodes the following:
- a CDS encoding YfcC family protein, producing MSDLGSNKWYKKLPHPIVMLFAIIVLTAILSHIIPAGAFEREIVDGRPRVIPNSYKTIEQTPLSFLDTFLAIPGGFSSAIAIIFVVLSSGIMFGVLEKSGMIENAVGTFIKKLGLERRYLVVVIMTYVFGMLGVFVGYENNIALIPIAAITSLALGGDLMLAAAISVGGVTVGFGLSPFNPYTVGTGHTIAEMPMFSGWLIRSILCFSALTFLAYCNIRYFKKIIKTPEKSLSLGIDTSGFQLSKPIQEYRMTINNWLILLIFVGGMAFMLFGVFTYKWYINEISATFIMISIAAGIASRMSGRTISETALKAVSVVAPGAFMVGFATSIKVAMEMGSISDTIAFYLAEGLSGLPVYASAVAMSGAQSVINFFIPSGSGQALATLPIMIPVGDVLGLTRQTTILAYQIGDGVTNLLNPTLGGLIAMLAMCRIPFDRWLRFIIPVVGVILAIAWTVLLVTVLINWGPA
- a CDS encoding WD40/YVTN/BNR-like repeat-containing protein, translated to MSGKRILKAILLTFLAVPVLGQDMADLLKSYRFRSVGPNRGGRVTAVMGVESQPSVFYMGATGGGVWKTDDYGISWRNISDGYFTTPSIGAIAVYQKQPDVIYVGTGSDGIRSNVITGKGVYKSTNAGKKWEFIGLKNTGQIGAVEIHPDNPDVVYVAAIGQAFGKNEDRGVYKTTDGGKSWDKILFHSDSVGFSDLEFAPDDPNTIYAGAWRGERKPWTIISGSTEGGVYKSTDGGANWTKLSNGLPSNLIGKIDFAVSPANPDVVYANIEASDDQGGLYRSDDRGASWEYVSDNSNLTNRPFYYTNIYANPKNENVLYNSALRFLKSENGGKSWRSVQTPHGDNHDIWINPNDTTIWIQANDGGANVTLNNGKSWSTQSNQPTAELYQVDVDDQEPYWLYAGQQDNSTMAVPSMQTGSARATIFGVGGCETGPAVPKPGNSDIVYSNCKGRFGTFDKQTGQEMQYYVGASNIYGHNPKDLKFRFQRVAPIHVSPHNPNVVYHTSQYVHKTMDDGKTWQIISPDLTAFDDRYQVVPGAPITRDVTGEEYFSTIYAIQESKIKEGLIWVGANDGPVHLTKDGGATWDRVTPDMPIGGRVDAVEPSVHNPAKAYVAVLRYQLNDYAPYIYKTEDYGQSWELLTTGDNGLPGDYPTRVIREDPEKEGILYAGTEFGLFVSLNDGKTWNAFNNNLPVTPITDMKIHRDDLVMSTMGRGFWILDNISSIRSLDKAAKTSAYLFNPKDAIRYRMNGRNSPRSGANIEYYIADEKQQVRLDIMNTSGKIVRSFVSGKSEPAVNTEVDMGTGFSNPPASGGLSNKAGINRFNWNMRHHGGWSANPNRSYMGNGPMVATGAYKARLTVGDQILETSFNVELDPRSTLVNDQDVKMQETLALGLREFQGEVAKLIKAVNDERKALDNSLNQEKVSKKTQKRKEALDAVYYQLVTSPGTYMQPMLSAQTSYLNSMISRADQQPGKDAYDRFEELKSKFQEIKKEFESLK
- a CDS encoding BaiN/RdsA family NAD(P)/FAD-dependent oxidoreductase, which produces MSVELDLISLKVSNKRIAIIGGGAAGFFAAISAKQHEPEASVTIYEKSNKLLAKVKVSGGGRCNVTHACFEKSALSKFYPRGGKQLRKAFDQFYTQDTVDWFTNRGVELKVESDNRMFPTTDNSQTIIDTLMEECKRLGIRIALGSGVSQILRQPNLLSLTINNQELLFDKVIVATGGSPKTQGFDWIKALGHTIQDPVPSLFTFNMPKEKIKALMGLSVPNATVRVQKTKLMQSGPLLITHWGMSGPAILKTSAWGARLLSDLGYQFAIHVNWLGNLTEADFRAKIDDHMQQYGKRLIRNKNPFLLPQRLWDYLIEKVAIDSDKPWLEIGKKGVNKLLNVLLNDQYEVSGKTTFKEEFVTCGGISLAEVDFKTMESRVCSGLYFAGEVLDIDGITGGFNFQAAWTTGFIAGKHSE
- a CDS encoding OmpA family protein, with protein sequence MRIGLTIIALTMLCFTDVKAQKFGEPSHVQSIYFGGGSYYVSRRQSKELMSFLDSIPNLHNFVITVHSHTDNRGGKEYNQWLSTMRSEMVIEELIQHKKIKKEVIEIKDFGLFNPVHDNSTWEGRRKNRRVDIIFWLAI
- a CDS encoding gluconokinase, which translates into the protein MSKKRLIIVMGISGSGKSTIGKLLSDRIGIPFLDADDFHPSENIKKMSRGTPLDDDDRWPWLGAIVEYVLQSHRDSFVLACSALKESYRDYLNQRLDNQYVYLKLTYEEGVARLSSRENHFMPASLVKSQLNTLEEPKDAVTFNAKQSPTEIISLATEHFADFI
- a CDS encoding GntP family permease; amino-acid sequence: MNDLQLIFAILSGIAILLLLIIRLKLNAFLSLLIASIWVGLIGGLSGEKIIDSISTGMGNTLAFVATIVGLGAIFGALLEHSGGAQALAKFLLKKGGEAKSRLALLVTGFIVAIPVFFDVGIIILFPIVKALALKSGKNVLHYALPLLTGLAITHSFIPPTPGPVAVADILKVDLGYAIVVGAAIGLPISLICGLVLSRFLTPKSAIINQEAAVVDDQFDSKLVRTIFFILGLPIVLILVGSLLKTLAGEGIISGGAIVDAISFIGHPFVSLIIATLLAMYFLGSKRGATKKELFDVANKSLGPAGSIILITGAGGVLKQMMINTGIGEMIADAMKSGTISIVLLAYLVAVLVRIMQGSATVAMLTAAGIVAAVIPGMDLTMLDKTLIMMAIAAGSIVLSHVNDSGFWLVNRYLDHSVQQTLRSWTIQSSMISLSSFILIYIAYQAI
- the gndA gene encoding NADP-dependent phosphogluconate dehydrogenase, which translates into the protein MTDTKFDFGLVGLGVMGRNFILNVADNDFSAIGLDLDKEKVDSLLSEGEGRVVHATQDKIEFINKLASPRKIMLLVPAGKPVDAVINDLKPHLSEGDIIIDGGNSFFTDTNRRFEELAADSIHFFGAGVSGGAKGARKGPSIMPGGDKQAYAFIKPIFEAASAKVNGEPCVAHLGNGSAGNYVKMVHNGIEYGLMQLISEAYLLMKNGMGRSNSEIQRAFATWNNGRLKSFLIEITSEIFNKKDDLADGDLIDAILDKGKQKGTGKWTSQNAMDLGIPIPTIDVAVSMREISALKSQRVAAENLYGKKAINSSELTIEQLEEALFFSFIVTYAQGMQQLVYASEAYNYELNLETIAKIWRGGCIIRAELLEQMRIAFDKNPSLENLLLDESFAEMIKPLLPSASKVITEGMNAQIPLAAMSAGLNYFNAFTSGRLPMNLVQAQRDHFGSHTYERLDRDGIFHTEW